In Dehalococcoidia bacterium, the genomic window AGGTACGCGGTCGGCTTCATCAGCGCTAACTCGCGCTCACCAATGAGCTCGCGGGTACCCGCGTTCAGCGAAACATGGAGGCTGACGAAGTCCGATTGTCGCAGCAGTTCATCGAGGCTGCACCATTTGACCCCAAGCTCCCGCTCGGCTTCCGGCTTCGGCGCCCTGGCGGTGTAGAGCATGCGCATGCCGAAGCCGGCCGCCCGCCGCGCGACGGCGAGGCCGATGGCCCCGAGTCCTACGATGCCAAGGGTGGCGCCGTGTACATCGCGCCCCAGGAGGAACGAAGGGTGCCACGGCCCCCAGCCGCCCTCGCGCACCAGGCGGTCGCCTTCCACCACCCTCCTGGCGACGGCGAGGATAAGCGCGAAGGCGAGGTCGGCTGTCGTGTCCGTGAGCACTCCCGGGGTGTTGGTAACGAGGACGCCGCGACGCGTGCACGCCTCCACGTCGATGTTGTCGAAGCCAACCGCCATGTTGCTGACAATGCGTACGCGAGGCGCTGCCTCCAGCAGGGCGCCGTCGACCCGCTCGGTTAGCATCGTGAGGAGGCCGTCGCAGGCGGCGGCGGCGCCGAAGAGCGCGCCGGCGGGCGGCGGCTCCCGCTGGTTCCAGAGGTCGACTCGCAGGCCCGCCGCCCGAAGGCGGGCGATGCCCTCACCGGGGATCTCGCGCGAGACGAAGACGCGTGGTGGCATCAGGTCAGGCGACCGGCTCTGCCCCCCATGTAGCCTCGCCTCGGACGAGCCGCAGCGAGCGCTGAGCCAGGTGGTGCGCCAGGGCAAAAGCGACGATCGCCAGAGTGGGATGGACGGCGTTGATCCACTTGCTCAGGTCATCGTCCTCGGGGTCAAGGAAGATCGGTTGGACGACGATGATGGCGAAAAGAAGGACCGAGAGACCGATGAAGGTCCAGCGCATCTTGCCGACGATGGAAGCGACGATAATGAGCAATGGGATCAGGTGCATCGCGAAGAAGCCAAAGTCCCTGTGTGGGTCGAGGTCGTCGCCGAAGTTCCCGAAGATGCCCACGCCGGCCAGGAATACCTGGAGCACAACGCCGAGCAGAAATATGTAGGTCAGCCCTACGTAAGCCTGGCGCGCTGCCTTCACTGAGACCTCCCTGAAACTAGCCCGCCCCGCGGGTTCTGCTAGCTGCGCCGGCGCTGGTCTGGCTCCGCCATGCCCTCGGCCCAGCGCGGCCTGTATTCCGGCTCGCGGCCGGATATCTGGTCGATGTGCATCCGATCGTGCCGGTAGTAGGAACGCAGCCACTGCATCACAGTGAGGCTACCGAACAGGCGGTTGTGTCCGCGCCGCTCGTATTGCTCGGGCGTGATGGCGCGCATCATGGCGAGAGTCTTCTCACGCTGCGCCCGTAGCTCTGCGACGAGGTCGGCGATGCTGTGCTTGTTAGCGTCCTCGAGAGAGATGGCGGGCCGCTCCGGCCTTGCCTGCGAGACGTCGGGGTCCTCTTCCCGTAGTGACAACTCCACCCACGCCCGGTAGGCCGTCTCCATTGATGCGAGATGGGCGAGCTGCTCTTTGGCCGTCCACTGCGCCTCGCCCTCCGCGTTCTCGGGCACGAACAACGCCTGCTCTTCCGTCAGGCCCTCGACGAGGTCGAGCAGCTTTGCGCGCTCCCCGGCCATCTTGCTGAAGAGGTCGTCGATCTGTTCCTGCGTCGCCATATCCGGCCTCTATTCCTGAGAAAGGTCGCTTCGCGCGAACCGCTTGGCGGTCGCGACAGCCCTGAGCGGGAACTCAGCCCACGTGCCGGCGCAGCCAGGCGTCGACTCGCGGCGCCGTCGCGGTCACCGCTCGCTCACTGTACACCAGCCCCCAGTGGCCGGCATCCGGCACCGCTATCGTGTCGGCCCCTAGGTAGAGGGCGATGCGGCGGTTGAGGTCCGGAGGAAAGTGGCGGTCCTGCTCGCCGTAGAGGACGAGCGCAGGGCAACGGACGGCGCCGGCCCGGATATCGATGCCGCGTTTGCGCTGTCGGCGGGCGAAGCCGCTCTCGAGGGCGCCCCGGCTGCGCTCGAGGACTGCATCGCGTTCGGCGGGCGTGAGGTCGAACAGAGCCTCGGCGGAGCGTTCCGGTTCGTCCGGATACACGCCGTACAACTCCGGGCCGAACGGGGCGCTCGGCGTCTTGCGCACCTCCTCCGGGTCGCCGCGGCCCTGCACTTGCAGGGGCGGGCTTGGGGCGAGCGTGACCAGAGCCGGTGCCTCGGGGTGCCAGGCGGCATACATCATCGCCACTAGCCCACCCATGCTCCAGCCGAAGAGGACCGGCTCGGCGCCAAGCCGGGCCCGCATCTGCGCCGTGACGGACTCGACATCCGCCACGTAGTCCTCCATGGTGACCGTAGTGAAGTCGACCGGAAGACTGCGGCCGTGACCCCGAAGGTCGAGCACGTTGGCGTCCCATCCCAGGGCCTTCAGTTCGCGCCGCCAGAAGTCCCAGACCCAGGCGCCGTTGGCGGCGCCGTGTACGAGGAGCAGGGGTGGTAGCACGGGTTACAGGCCCTCTATCCCGGCACTACTCGCGGAGGCGCGCAACAAGCCGTCATTACAGGTCAGCGCGAGGTCGTGTCCAGGTGGTGCGTCTACTCATACGCCTACTGGGGCAATCACGGCCTCTGGTCAGGCCGAGACCAGTCTATCAGGCACGGGCAGATGGTAGCTCCTTATCAACCAGGCACTCGAGTAGCTCGGACTTCGCTCTGTATAGCTCTCGCGCCTCTGCAGCCTCCGCCAGTCAAGAGCAGCGAACCAACCGGCCCGATCCACCGAGGAGAGATCGAATCGGTCTCGCCCCCGGAATCAGACACAGAAGCTCAATGAAACTGGCTCCTGCTCACAGGACCCCACGCTGCCATGGTTAGCACGGCAAACGCCGCCAGGGCGACCAGGCGCCCAACCAGCGTTGTGAAGCCTACACGCGCCACGTCGGCCCAGCAGACGGCAGGTGCGCGTTCACGTTCGGCTCCGAAGCGCGGATACGGACGATGTCCCGCCCTAGCGGCGCTCCAGAGGGACGTACTCCAGGTTCATCGGCCCGGTGTACTTCAGCAGCGGCCGGATCAGGATGTTGTTCTCATACTGCTCAAGGATCTCAGTGCACCAGCCCGGCATGCGGCCGATGGCGAAGATGGGGACGAAAAGGTCCTCCGGGATACCGAGCAGGTAGTACACACTGCCGGCGTAGAAGTCGACGTTGACGTGGATGCCGTGGCGCTTGTAACGCGACATGGCCTCCTCGACCGCCTGCAGGATCTGGTACCACTCCGGCTTGCCGACCCGCTGGCTTAGCTCGCGGCTCTTCTCGCGCATGTGCCGCGCACGCGGGTCCTCAGCCTTGTAGACGCGGTGGCCGAAGCCCATGATGCGCGGCTGGCGCGCCTCCACGTACTCCTTCGCGCGCTCCGGCGTCCCGATTTCCAGCACCATCTTCATCACCGCCTCCGCGGCGCCGCCGTGCAGAGGCCCCTTCAGGGTAGCGATCGCGGACACGACCGCCCCGTGAAGGTCCGCTTCCGTGGACGCGGTCACCCTCGCGGCAAAAGCGGAGGCGTTGGCCCCGTGCTCGGCGTGGAGGATGAAGTCGAGGTCCATGCACGCGACCGCTTCCGCGCTCGGCTCCTGGCCGTGGAGCATGTAGAGGAAGTTTGCGGCGTGATTGAGGTCCTCTCGCGGCGCCAGAGGCTCCTGGCCGCGGCGGATCCGCTCGTGCGCCGCCACTATCGTCGCGACCTGGGCCGTCAGGCGCTCCGATTTGCGGACGTTCGCCTCCTTGGACATGTCGTTCGTGTCAGGGTCATGCGTGGCGAGGGAAGACACGGCCGTGCGCAGCACGTCCATCGGGTGGGCCTCCTGGTTGAGGCGGATCGTCTCTATCACTTCGGGCGCGATGTCGCGCTGGCGCCGCAGCCGGCGGTCGAAGGCCTCCAACTCCTCTCGCGTCGGGAGCGAGCCGTGGATCAGGAGGTAGCACACTTCCTCGAAGGTCGACCTGGTAGCGAGGTCATGGATGTTGTAACCGCGGTAAAGGAGAATGCCCTGCTCGCCGTCGATGAAGCTGGACTCGGTGCGGTCGAGGTAGACGTTGCGCAGGCCCCTGTTGAGCTGCTCCGAAACCATGCAGACCTCCGGCGTGCTTGTGAGGCGAGGGATCGACCGGAGTATATCAGCGGAGGGTGGCGTGGATGCAGTTCGAGATGCCTGAGGCGGGTCGTCGGGTGGCCTCTGCTGAGAGCGAGCGGGGCGCGCGGGTGGTGGCGCGATCGAGTGCGTGCCGACAGCAGCGCTGGGCCGCAGGCCCAGCTCAGTCGCCTCAGCCCGGCAGGCCGACTAGCCGACTAGCCGACGACCCATTAAGCTTTCGCCCATCCACCTGTTAGCTTCCAGGAGGTCCCGTGGGGATCCTTTCCGGCCTCAGGGTCGTCGATGTGACGCGCGGCACGGCCGGGCCGCTCCTAACACAGCTCCTCGCGGACATGGGGCCGGACATGGTGCGCGTCGAGTCGGTGGACGACAACGCGCGTAAGCAGCAGGGCTACCAGGTCCGGCTGCGCGGGCGCCGTAGCGTCCTGGCGGACCTGGCGCGCGCGGCAGGACAACACGTGCTCGAGCGCCTCGTCAGGCGCGCGGACGTGCTCGTCTCGGAGCCGGCTCTCGACGGCGTGAATCCGGTGCCGTGGCAGTGGCCCGAACTCGAGGCCATGAACCCGCGACTGGTGTACTGCCGCATCACCGGCTACGGCGACGAAGGACCGGAGGCTGGACGGCCTGTGCACGATCATCTCATCGCCGCCCGCTACGGCGTTTACGACCAGCCTGGCTGGCGCGAAGGCCCTACCTATCTCACTGCGCCAGTGCCCAGCCTGGGCGCCGCCCTCCTCTCCCTACAGGCGATCGGCTCGGCCCTGTACGTGCGGGAGAAGACCGGACGGGGGCAGGAGGTGACCACTTCGCTACTCGCCGGGTCGCTGGCCTTTCACCCCGGGTTTGTGCGCGCGAGCATCGAGCGGCCCGTGCCGGACCTGGGGCTGATGGCGCGAAGTCCGCTGGGCGCCGCGCCCTTCTACAGCATTTACGAGTGCGGCGACGGCAACTGGCTGCACTTCGGTTGCCTTACGCAGGAGTTCCAGCAGAGAGCAATGAAGGCCATCGGCCTCGAAGAGGAACTGAAAGCCCTCGGATTCGGCCAGGGACGCCAGGCGCCCCCCGAGACGCGGGAGCAGATCATCGCCTTGATTGCCGCCCGCATGAAGGAGAAGAGCTTCGCCGAGTGGGCCGCCCTCTTCGAGGAGCAGGACATCCCGCACGCGCCTTCGCAGTGGACCGAGGACCTGCTCGATGACCCCCAGGTTCGCCACGAAGGCCTTGTGCTGACGCTCGACGACCCTCACGCCGGCCCGATGGAACAGATGGGGCCCGCGATCGTCTTCGAGGGCGCGCCCGAAGGGCCGCCGCGCCCGGCGCCGCTGCCGGGCCAACACACGGACGAGGTCCTGCGCGAGCTGGGTTTCGCCGATTCGGAGATCGCCGCCATGCGCGCCGCCGGAGCCGTCGCGTGAGCGGGCCGCTCGACGGCATCCGGGCAGTCGACCTCTCCCAGGTGATCGCGGGCCCCTACGGCACTGCCCTGCTCAGTTACGCCGGGGTGGACGTGATCAAGGTGGAGGCTCCGGGAGGCGAGTCAGGCCGAAACCTTGCCGGCGGCTTCTTCGGCTATAACCGGGGCAAGAGGGCCATCTGCATCGACCTGCAGAAACCCGAGGGCCAGGCTGTCTTCCATCGCCTCGCCCGCGACTGGGCGGACGTAATCGTCGAGAACTTCCGGCCCGGCGTGGTCGAGCGCCTCAACGTCGATTACAAGACCATCGCCAGCCTCAACCCGCGCATTATCTACGTGAGCGCGACTGCCTTCGGCTCGAGCGGGCCATACAGCCATCGGCCGGGCTACGACCCCCTCCTGCAGGCAATGACGGGCGTCGAGAGGGCGCAAGGCGGCCGGCACAACCCGCCCGTCTTCTTGCGCATCGCGATCACGGACCTGACAACCGGCCTCATGCACGCCGCGGCCATCGCCATGGCGCTTTATCACCGCGAACGCACCGGGCGCGGGCAGCACGTAAAGGCATCGTTAATGCGCTCCGGCATCTTCATCAACGGCGACGCCTTCACTCGCTACCCGGGGCGGCCGGCACGGATTCTTCCAGACGCCGGCCAGCATGGCCTCGGGCCGCTCGACCGCATGTACGAGACCAAGGACGGCTGGATATTCATCCTGGTGGAGGACGACCAGGGCCGCTGGGAGAAGCTGTGCAGCGTGCCCGGGCTGGGCGAGGCGCTCGCGGACGGACGCTTCCGGACGCCCGCGGACCGGGCGCAGCATGCCGATGACCTGGCGGCGGTGTTGGAGAAGGCCTTCCGCAGCGACAGCGCCGAGGCCTGGCTCGCGAAGCTGGAGGCCGCGGGAGTCCCGGCCGCCCCGGTGATCGAGGGCTACGGGCGCCAGTTCTTCGAGGACGTCCAGCCCATCGTCAACCGCTACACCGTCTTCGGCGAGCACCCTGAACGCGGACACATGGAGCAGTCCGGTAACTACATCGGCTATTCGCTGACCCCGACCTCCCAGGAAGGTCGCACCGCCCCCCTTCTTGGCCAGCACACGGACGAGATCATGGCAGAGCTGGGCTACAGCGAGGCGGAAGTCGCCTCACTGCGAGCAGCCGGCGCTATCGCCTGAAGGGCTGATTCAGGGCAGAGAGGACATCATCGAGGATGGCGCGGTCCTCCGGCTCCGCCCGCGAACCGGGCGGGTCCTGGATCTCGTCGCCCGTCTGGCCGAGGACTGCCAGCATGTCCCGGTTCAGCAGCACCACCGGTCCCTGATAGAGTCGCTCCTCGCCGAGAAAGAGGAAGGTGTCAGTCAAGGGGAAGAAGCGCAGGAGACCGCTGTGCGCCGGATCGGATAGGTCGCTATTTGGCGGCACGTGGACCTTGCCGGTAGCCGCGTAAGGCGGCAGCAAGGCAAGCACGGGCACACGGACGAGGGTCGGCTTGACCATGCCGACGCGGTATAGCTGGTGCTGATGCTTGTAGTCTTCGCTCTCCTTCGGAATGGCCGCGATGATCTGCGTCTTCTGCACGGAGACCTCGGGCAGGCTCGCCATCACCTGCCCCTTCAGGCTGAGTACGGAGGCGTGGCGCAGCAGGAACGTCTCCGACCGCGAGTTCAGGAGGTCGCTGAGGCGCAGCTTCGCCGTGACCTGGTAGGAAACGCCAGCCAGCCTGTAACCGGACAGCAGAAGGTCGACGGTGAGCCCGCCGCCGACTCCAGAAGCGAACATCAGTCCTTGATAACTCTCCCTGTCTCTAGCAACTTTATCGGCACATCCGGCCCGGCTATGAGATGTGGCGTCTTGCCTCGGGGTCGCTTCCGGACTCGCCCTTGCTACCGGGGCGGCGCGCCCAGACCAGGCTCCGTAGGGCCCGTCCAGCCTCGATCTGCGCCTGCCGAAGCAGGGGCGTCTTAGGCTTCGTCGGGTCGGGCACGCTTGCAAAAGCCCCTGCGCCGAGGCCCGGCATCGCTACCGCCAGTTCCGCCCCGAACAGCAGTATCGCGGAGGCAAAGTAGACGGCGGTCAGGAACAGGAGGATCCCGCCCAGAGACCCGTAGAGCAGGTCGTAGGCGCGGAAGTTGGCCACGTAGAAGGCGAAGCCATTTTTGAGGAGCTCGAACAGGAGCGCCGCCACCACGGCACCCAGCCAGACGTCTCGCAAGCGGACCGGAGCCGCGGGCACGAAGCGATAAAGGGCACCGAACACCAACACCGATATCAGCGCGGGCAAGACGTAGGGCAGCATCCCCCAGAAGATGCCCGTGCCGCTGGATAGCGGCCCCAGGGCCTCGTCGCTGAGCTCCCTCAGGAGGCGAAGCGCCGCCGTGCCGCCCACCGAGGTGAGCATCAGCAGCCCGAAGGCGATGACCATGAGCAGGTCAATGAGCTTCTGCTGCAGGTACGCGCGCTGGACTTCAGCCCCCCACACTACGTTGATCGCTTTGCGCACGGCGCCGAACATCGCCGAGGCGGACCACGCGGAGAACAGGAGGGAGAAGACAGTAAAGGGCGGGCTCGCGCTTGCCACCTCCCCCAGGGTCTCGCTAACCGTGTTCTGGTAGCTGACAAGCAACTCGTCCCGGGTAAGGATGCGACCCGCGAGCTGAGCCTGTCCCGTGCGCTCCAGTTGCTCCGCTATCGCCTGGCGCTCGTCGTCGCTAAGGCGGGCGATCACCTCCGAGACCTGGCGCACCTCCCCGGGATTGAGGCGCTTCTCGTCCGGCACCAGCCTCACCTGGCCCTTCTCGAGGCCCAGGGAGTCGACGACCTCCCGGACGACGTCGGAGCGCACCTCCTCGCTACGGATGACGAGGCCGAACACCGAAACAAGCACGAAGGTGAGCGGCACAATGCTGAAGAGCACGTAGTAGGAGATGGCGGCGGCGAGTTGGGGGCAGTTGTCGCGGCCGTACTCGCGGATCGAGTGCTTGATGTAACGCCAGACCTCGCCGGCGGTCATGCTAGGAACTATGGCAGCGCTAACGAAAGGGTGTCAAAGCCGAAAGCCTAACTCGGGAGGCCCAGCGCGCCCGCCCGGCTGAAGCAGGAGCTGGAACAAGGAAGCGGGACGGGTGCCGCCAGCCCCTTCCTCCCCTCTGCCGGCGCGCCTCTTTGGCGAGGCGAAAGTTGACCTGTTATCCTTGGATCGGCGTTGACGGGAAAGTTATTGACACCACCGATCCCCTATGCTACGTTGCCGCCGCTACAGAGCAGGGCCGGCAGTTCGTGTAGAAGCGGAGTGCCGGCGCTTTGATAGTGGGCGGAAATTCGGCTGGGCCGCTAGCTCAATGGTAGAGCAGGTGACTCTTAATCACCCGGTTCCAGGTTCGAGTCCTGGGCGGCTCACCACTTTCGAGTAGGAGGCGGTAGCGCGGTAAACCGCTCGGGGAAGTGTCGGAACTGGTAGACGAGCATGACTTAGGATCATGTGCCGCAAGGCGTAGGAGTTCGAGTCTCCTCTTCCCCACCATGAGAGAGTTGGAGCAGAACGCGGGCCCAACGGGAGGGCCCGCGGTGCCGCATCAAACGCCGGTCAAGGGCTAGGACTGGCAAAGGGGGACTGATGCCGCCACTGCTGCAGGTGAAGGACCTCAGGACCTATTTCTACACGGAAGAGGGCGTCGTCAAAGCTGTTGACGGCGTGACCTATGACGTGGCAGAAGGCGAAACACTCGCCCTGGTGGGGGAAAGCGGCTGCGGCAAGAGCATCAGCGCTCTCTCGATCCTCCGCCTGATCCCAATTCCGCCCGGCCGCATCGTATCCGGGGAGGTCATCTTCGAGGGCGAAGACCTCCTGAAGCTCAGCGAAGAGGAGATACGCCACATTCGTGGCAACAAGATCTCGATGGTCTTCCAGGAGCCGATGACATCCCTTAACCCCGTGTTGACCATCGGCAAGCAGCTTACTGAAGCCATCGAGCTCCACCTCAAGCTCGACAGGCAGGCCGCGACCCAGCGCGCGATCCAGCTGCTCGAGATGGTCGGCGTGGCCGAGGCCGAGCGTCGTATCAACGACTATCCCCACCAGTTCTCCGGCGGGATGCGCCAGCGCGTCATGATTGCGATGGCGCTTTCCTGCAACCCCAA contains:
- a CDS encoding CoA transferase encodes the protein MGILSGLRVVDVTRGTAGPLLTQLLADMGPDMVRVESVDDNARKQQGYQVRLRGRRSVLADLARAAGQHVLERLVRRADVLVSEPALDGVNPVPWQWPELEAMNPRLVYCRITGYGDEGPEAGRPVHDHLIAARYGVYDQPGWREGPTYLTAPVPSLGAALLSLQAIGSALYVREKTGRGQEVTTSLLAGSLAFHPGFVRASIERPVPDLGLMARSPLGAAPFYSIYECGDGNWLHFGCLTQEFQQRAMKAIGLEEELKALGFGQGRQAPPETREQIIALIAARMKEKSFAEWAALFEEQDIPHAPSQWTEDLLDDPQVRHEGLVLTLDDPHAGPMEQMGPAIVFEGAPEGPPRPAPLPGQHTDEVLRELGFADSEIAAMRAAGAVA
- a CDS encoding DUF6220 domain-containing protein, giving the protein MKAARQAYVGLTYIFLLGVVLQVFLAGVGIFGNFGDDLDPHRDFGFFAMHLIPLLIIVASIVGKMRWTFIGLSVLLFAIIVVQPIFLDPEDDDLSKWINAVHPTLAIVAFALAHHLAQRSLRLVRGEATWGAEPVA
- a CDS encoding alpha/beta fold hydrolase, producing MLPPLLLVHGAANGAWVWDFWRRELKALGWDANVLDLRGHGRSLPVDFTTVTMEDYVADVESVTAQMRARLGAEPVLFGWSMGGLVAMMYAAWHPEAPALVTLAPSPPLQVQGRGDPEEVRKTPSAPFGPELYGVYPDEPERSAEALFDLTPAERDAVLERSRGALESGFARRQRKRGIDIRAGAVRCPALVLYGEQDRHFPPDLNRRIALYLGADTIAVPDAGHWGLVYSERAVTATAPRVDAWLRRHVG
- a CDS encoding CoA transferase, giving the protein MSGPLDGIRAVDLSQVIAGPYGTALLSYAGVDVIKVEAPGGESGRNLAGGFFGYNRGKRAICIDLQKPEGQAVFHRLARDWADVIVENFRPGVVERLNVDYKTIASLNPRIIYVSATAFGSSGPYSHRPGYDPLLQAMTGVERAQGGRHNPPVFLRIAITDLTTGLMHAAAIAMALYHRERTGRGQHVKASLMRSGIFINGDAFTRYPGRPARILPDAGQHGLGPLDRMYETKDGWIFILVEDDQGRWEKLCSVPGLGEALADGRFRTPADRAQHADDLAAVLEKAFRSDSAEAWLAKLEAAGVPAAPVIEGYGRQFFEDVQPIVNRYTVFGEHPERGHMEQSGNYIGYSLTPTSQEGRTAPLLGQHTDEIMAELGYSEAEVASLRAAGAIA
- a CDS encoding citrate/2-methylcitrate synthase — its product is MVSEQLNRGLRNVYLDRTESSFIDGEQGILLYRGYNIHDLATRSTFEEVCYLLIHGSLPTREELEAFDRRLRRQRDIAPEVIETIRLNQEAHPMDVLRTAVSSLATHDPDTNDMSKEANVRKSERLTAQVATIVAAHERIRRGQEPLAPREDLNHAANFLYMLHGQEPSAEAVACMDLDFILHAEHGANASAFAARVTASTEADLHGAVVSAIATLKGPLHGGAAEAVMKMVLEIGTPERAKEYVEARQPRIMGFGHRVYKAEDPRARHMREKSRELSQRVGKPEWYQILQAVEEAMSRYKRHGIHVNVDFYAGSVYYLLGIPEDLFVPIFAIGRMPGWCTEILEQYENNILIRPLLKYTGPMNLEYVPLERR
- a CDS encoding ABC transporter ATP-binding protein, with amino-acid sequence MPPLLQVKDLRTYFYTEEGVVKAVDGVTYDVAEGETLALVGESGCGKSISALSILRLIPIPPGRIVSGEVIFEGEDLLKLSEEEIRHIRGNKISMVFQEPMTSLNPVLTIGKQLTEAIELHLKLDRQAATQRAIQLLEMVGVAEAERRINDYPHQFSGGMRQRVMIAMALSCNPKLLIADEPTTALDVTIQAQVLEVMARLSREFGTSVIIITHNLGVVARYANRVNVMYAGKIIETSTAENVYSDPRHPYTLGLLNSVPRLDQATGEKLVPIEGLPPDLAQLPPGCAFYPRCVYRIDKCKEEYPPLQLVAENHYAACWVDVKQGRPSNNGS
- a CDS encoding D-glycerate dehydrogenase, giving the protein MPPRVFVSREIPGEGIARLRAAGLRVDLWNQREPPPAGALFGAAAACDGLLTMLTERVDGALLEAAPRVRIVSNMAVGFDNIDVEACTRRGVLVTNTPGVLTDTTADLAFALILAVARRVVEGDRLVREGGWGPWHPSFLLGRDVHGATLGIVGLGAIGLAVARRAAGFGMRMLYTARAPKPEAERELGVKWCSLDELLRQSDFVSLHVSLNAGTRELIGERELALMKPTAYLVNTSRGGVVDQQALVRALRAGGIAGAGLDVTAVEPLPAGDPLLDLPNVIITPHVGSATVDTRTKMADLAVENLIAFFSGGRPSHCVNPEVLGSARS
- a CDS encoding DinB family protein, encoding MATQEQIDDLFSKMAGERAKLLDLVEGLTEEQALFVPENAEGEAQWTAKEQLAHLASMETAYRAWVELSLREEDPDVSQARPERPAISLEDANKHSIADLVAELRAQREKTLAMMRAITPEQYERRGHNRLFGSLTVMQWLRSYYRHDRMHIDQISGREPEYRPRWAEGMAEPDQRRRS
- a CDS encoding YihY/virulence factor BrkB family protein encodes the protein MTAGEVWRYIKHSIREYGRDNCPQLAAAISYYVLFSIVPLTFVLVSVFGLVIRSEEVRSDVVREVVDSLGLEKGQVRLVPDEKRLNPGEVRQVSEVIARLSDDERQAIAEQLERTGQAQLAGRILTRDELLVSYQNTVSETLGEVASASPPFTVFSLLFSAWSASAMFGAVRKAINVVWGAEVQRAYLQQKLIDLLMVIAFGLLMLTSVGGTAALRLLRELSDEALGPLSSGTGIFWGMLPYVLPALISVLVFGALYRFVPAAPVRLRDVWLGAVVAALLFELLKNGFAFYVANFRAYDLLYGSLGGILLFLTAVYFASAILLFGAELAVAMPGLGAGAFASVPDPTKPKTPLLRQAQIEAGRALRSLVWARRPGSKGESGSDPEARRHIS